caaaaagaatgaaatctttttgaaATCATTAGAAATTTTGCCAGTTGCAATGACATAAATGGAACTAGAGtgctttatgctaagtgaaataagccagttaaagaaagaaaaataccatattgtttctctcatatgtggaatttaagaaaccaagtagatgaacataggggaagggaagaaaaaataacataagataaaaatagagaggaaggtaaatcataagagactcttaactacagagaacaaactgaaggttgctgaaggggaggtaggggtgggtgggccaaatgggtgataggcattaaggagtgcacttgttgagatgagcactgtgtgttatatgtaaatgatgaaacactaaattctattcctgaaaacaatactacattatatgttaactaacttgaatttaaataaaatcttagaagaaaaaaaattgaaggtgaAGGATGAAACCATTTAAGTGTTGATTTGGAATTATTACACagaaaaaccttggtttgtgagcataattcattctgaaaacatgcttgtaatcaaAAGCAGTTGTATAGAAAGCAAATTTCAACAActgttggctcagttgtgatcatgtggcgttcggcatcacgtactacttgcATTGCAACAttactcatttatcaagttaaaatttattataaatgttttctctccttgcagaacactcacagaacaagttacttgcaatccaagattctattgtatttgttttttcaggaACTAACTGGGTTACATATATAACTGATACTTGGCcatgatttcattttcctttaaagttCTTATGAGAATATGtcagatattttctattctgaGACTTTTCTAGgaaaacctttttgtttttatggtaaTGAATGTATTCCTTTAAAACTTTCTTTGCAAAACTGAAGTGTGTTTTTTACAATTTTACTGTCAGTTTTAAATTGTGTTCACATGTGTTTCAACAGTTAATTTAGTATGAATTTCTTCAATTAAAGCAGtataatttaaaacagaaaatttgtatttctatttgtatGAAAAGTATAGTATATTTTATACTCTCGTGATGCTTATGAATCTTAGTTAATATATTTGACACTATTTTCTAGTTACTATTCATTATTTCATGTGAACTACACACATTTGATCCCCTGTTACATCCAATGCCACATTTATCACAGTTTGGTATGAATCCACTGAAAGACATATTTTTTCTGCATAAAACCACATACACCAAATATCAAATATATGACTTTGCTAAAATTATATTATGAATTAATCagtttgcaaaaggaaaaaggtaTTAAACCCATTTGTACAGTCAAATAAAGAGAAGTTTAATcttgataaatgtttaacaatgtTTTTTACACATCTTTGTAAAATGTTCACTATGTAACAAAGAAATGATTGTAAAGCAAAATTGAAATTGTAAAAGCCCCCATGTTAGTGATTGCAAATGAATCTAGATATCAATTAACCTTATGAAgctctcatattttttttaattaaaagtaaccAACGTATATGGAAGTATATGCAGATCTACCTTGGTAAACATATTTTGTATCATCACTGCACATTCATTCCATCTTCAGGAATTTCAGAATCTCTTTGTTCTCCTTTGCCTtgtgaaacatttcaaaatcctaaaaggaattaaaattaactTGTAACATCAATGCTGATAATTTCACTTATGAAACAATTAAATTCAAGTGTCAAGGTCAGTTTGCTAATTATCTTGCCTGGGCCTTTGCAAATGTCTACCAGCTAAGTTAGTTAAAAGAATTTCCCCAAGGTATCAGTTATTTCATCCTATAACGTATGGTGAAAAATACTGTGTATCTCCAAACAAGCAGCAtgatatactttccttttatggtATTTTTCATAATGAAGTACACATTGCCTTATCTTCAGGAACACAATTAAGttattatgtaaatgaaaaaacCTCACCCTCACAGTCCATAAATGTATTGTTTCCCCAtttatataatcttaaaatacggaatgaaaataaaataaaaatggaaatttactcTTACCCCACAATATTCTTGGCCATTGAATATCTGAGGTGGCAGAGCCCTAGGGGTAGAAACTTTAGTCCTCATTTCCTGAAGCATTTTCAAACTCACAGAAATATctattaattcatattttattttgtaagtatcTAAAATTCTGGTAacttcttcctgtctctgcttcACCTAGATAGACAAAGAtataaagagatggaaagatgttAATCAACTGGCCccaatgttttatgttttatttttattttccctatcCATTATGCTATGGTAGGGTAATAGATTTTAATGGTGTGATTTTTTTGAGCAGCAAAATTAGGTAATTTTATTGtgataaacacatacacatacacatatatatagtatatatgtttaatatgtATATGAAGAAATACAGTAAGTTGTCAGTGGGAGTTAAAAATGTCTAATGGGGtataaatatttaccatattgATTTCAAACTTCATATGAAATGGTATGAACATTCTGCTAACAGTTGAAGCACACATTTCAGCTCATCACTGCATTAATTTATGCTAATATCTATGGTAGTCCTGTGTAGGAAATGAATAGGATACCaggtttttacatttaaaagaacaaactGCATGTTCTTAACAATAATTGGAGACTATGCCTAAGTGAGGAGATAAAatctacagaatgagaaaataaatcagaggATTAAGATTTACAAAAACTGTGAGTGAATAAAAGTGGTCAGTTCTTGCTATGTCCTCCTATATGAACTTTACATATCTGTTATCTGTTATAAAAGGCTGTATATCCACCCCCATTGTCTTTTCCCCTGAAACACTACTGCCAAAGTATAATTGTAATAATTGGTTATCTTTTAAACatagtgtaggggcacctgggtggctcagttggctaagcgtttgacttccgctcaggtcatgatcttgcggttcatgagttcaagccccatgttgggctctgtgctgacagctcagatcctggaccctgcttcagattctgtgtctcactctctctctgcacccccccccccccgctcatgctctgtctgtctctctcaaatataaaatataaaaaaaattaaatagtttataAGTACATTTTTTGTTAATAACTGTAacataaatcttaaaatttgagTTTTCTACATTTTCACATGACAATCTTGGGCAATTTTGCCACATAAAATCTGTGATGCTAGAATaagaaaacatatgtaaaatCAATTTGACAAGTACAAACCCCAGTTTATTCAATTATGACTTCTGTGAAAGTGCATGgcagaaggttttttgtttgatgacttaaaaatataatccagTCAGGCTTAGAAAACCTTGTCTATTTCCAACTGATAGTGGAGAAGTTTCTGAAATTCCATCATGCAACATTTCTACTTTCTGAGGCTCATTAGTCTTCAAAATTGCAAAAGCATGATTCATGTGACTTAAGTCacatttttatagtgtttttttcaaaactctttttAGAGGAACCACATTATGAAAACAGTTGTTTAGACTAGTGCTAATCTGAGTGTGATTTATAAGACGAGCATCATCAGCCTTATCCCACCCCAAAACTATAGAATTTGGGAATGGTTCTCAGGaatgttttaacaagccctccagatgaTTTTTATGTTATagtttgagagacacagaccaACAGTTGGGTGAATCTTCTGCTGCATCCATTATGGTCCTTAATGATTTCAAGTCATTCCCTCTTATAGAATCTTAGTACCATATCCAATAACATAAATTACAATGTTAAAAATAGTCAAAAGGTCCATGATTTTCGTTTTAAAACTGcttcttgttattgttgtttcttaGTACCCAGGTGAAATCCTTAGTTGTTAAGGCTTTATGCAGAAGCAATGCACTATTTCTAGGCTGAGATAAAATCTCATTGCTCCTTGCATCTATCATGGTGCCTAACACACCGAAGGAGTGTGATGAATGTTTGTTAGCCATTTATAATCCATTCTAAATTCTTCAGTTTTCATGCTTTTCCAAAAACTTTGCAGAATGAGGTTCTTAGACATATAACATTCCTTGTATAGCTGAGCTGTGATAACCATTAGccagccacatgtgactattgaGAACTTGAAGTGTGGCTAGTCCAAAATGAAATGTTTGTAAGTACAAAATATATACTGGATTTTGAGGACTTAATATGGAAATACATAacatctctttttaaatattggttATATGTTGCAATGATAACATTTTGTAAACtttgtgttaaataaaatatattaaaatcaatctcatctctttttttaagtcattactagaaaatttaaaattacacatgtgGCTCACAATATATTGTTGTTTGAAACCACCGTTCTACAATATTTCCTACAACATGGTCAAAACAGTTCATCTAAACTGTAACCTAAGACATGTCTGATCTATgcaaatacatattcttcttagAAATTAAGTTTGTCTTTTTGAGGTTATCCAATCTTCTCTGAGGATTATGGCCATTTACTCACTGGCATTTTCCCTCTCCTATCCTAAACAGTGTTCTTTAGCTCTTCCATCTCCCATCCTAAACATCCTAAAGAAAAAGGTTCTTCATCTCTTCCATTTGAAATATGTGCAAAATTACTGGAAATAATAAAGTTGGCTGAACTCAGGACCCAGAAACCTCCCAAAGCAGTCAGTTCTTAGAGCACAACCAGGGTGAGGGCAATAACCACATTCTCTGTTGTCCACTGCACCTCCCATTCCTGAAAACCTAGAGAGGAAGGAGCTGAAGAATGAAAGACAAGAAGGAGATGGTAATGCCCTAGCACAATCCTGAAGTCCCCAACTAGAATGTCTTCACTCTAGTCTTTTTTGCCGGCTAAggctcttttctttccactcaccTCTCTAGACCCTGACACGCTGGTGTAATAGACTTTAATGGAGCTCATCGTTTCCACTTAAAGGCTACTTTGCAGAAATAACCCAGAGTCAGTCACTTCATTACCGCCTAAGGCTGAGCTAATAGAAGTCCCAAAACCTGGCTGTGCCTTTTCTCTGACTGTTGCTAAGAGCCGTTGGCCTGTACACTCTGGATTGGCTGGGAAAGTAGTGCCCTTGTGACGCAGGAACACTGGAGCGTCGTGACTGCCAGCCTGGGGGAGAGGGCATGAACTCTGGGGTGATAAACTTCTGTTAAcgcctcttttctcccctcattgGCCGGGGAGGCACAGGGGAGGACTGGATGGAAGAATTAGTGGACTCTGTATTCCTGCTACTCATTCTCCCACTCCCTGCTTAGGGATGGTGGTAAACATGAGCTGTTTTGTCTGGCAACCACAGCTGCAAATGAAGGGCTGAGACACCTGAAGGAGAAAATGATCAAAATACAATGTTATAGCAAATAAAGAGGTATATTAAAACTTGTATTCCCTAAATTTGTAGTGACAGAGCAAGTGGCGCCAATGCTTACTTGGACAGGAAGGGATGGGACCACCATAGCAACCTTTGATGCTTTTTTTCTTAGCTTGGGGAGGTGACTACTTTCCCACTCCCATGTTCCTCCCTTCCTGAAGACAGCAAGCTTTCCTATGGTTTGATCTTTTGGTTTATGTAATAGTGGGTTCAATAGTCGCTGACTCTCCTAGCACTTCCTCCCTACACCTGGTATAAAACAATGACTTCGTGCTTTAATGCCTACTTCTTCAATACATTCGTAGCTCATTATTCTAGCCTTTATTTTCAAGTAGTTGAAGATAGTGATAATGTTTGCAGAATTTCTTTGGTTTGCCAAAATTGAGCAATGGAAATTGACAGTAAAGAACTGAAGAATTTTAGCACCAGTTTTTCTGTTAAGCAAATTTGGATTCCATGGTTCTACCACTTGATAACTAtagatcttgggcaaattacttcctTCTGAATGTCAATTTCTCAATCGTTAGTGTATAAATGTGAATAGTGACACCTACATGACAGCATCATTATCAGGATTAAATGAACTGAGTATGTAAAAGTGTTTGGCACATGGTCTGACATGTCGTTAgtttagaaaattataattattatttaaaaaaaataatgtgtttttttgagagagagagacagagtgcaagcaggggaggggcagagaaagagggagacaaagaatctgaagcaggcttcaggctctgagctgtcagcacccctgacatggggctctaactcaggaactgtgagatcatgacctgagcgaaagatggatgcttaaccgcctgaaccacctaagtgcccctatAATAATTGTTATTGGTAAGTATCTGACTGCTTGCGTGATGTTTGGGAACAAGCACATCAATATGAATAAGAGGAAGCATTTACCTTCAAGTTACTCACAGAGTGATAACTTTTAAAGTGAGATAAatgcaatgtacagaaatctaaaTCAGGCTAGGTGGGTCAAGGCAGGTATCCCTGAAGAAGTGAGAGCTAAACTGAAACCTGAATTATGTGTAGTATGCcaagaaattataataataaagaagtttTGGGTAGAAGGAACAGTCATGAAGCAATGTGGTAATTGGAGCTTTGGGAGCAAGTGGAGGATAGAAACTGaggaaataaataggaaaaagcaCATAGGCCTTCAGGTTTCATGTTAGATTTTGACATATAGTCTTTTCAAGgctgtttcttcttttataaaaatgtggaaaatcttAACTTGCAAAtttactgtgaagattaaataagttgGAGATGTTGCCTAAGGGCATCTTTCACTTatgaagcactcaataaattatatctattaTTAATCCATGGATGATTAGACAGCTCTGAAGCATTTAGCTCTTTGTGTGAAAGGTGGATCAATCTAGAATATCAAGTGGACTTGAAAGGGGGAAAGACTGGAAGCACTTAcagcaatacaaaaataaaatgacaatagtGAAAGGGAAAGATATTTAGGACAGGGGACTGCTAGAATTTGGAtataagagagagaggcaaaggagaTGGATATAATCAATGAAGGAGTCTAGGTTAGGAACAATATGagatctccattttcttttgataTCTCTTTGTGATAGCAGTGgtataaaatctaatttttttattgttttcattctctttctggtgtgagattgtgacttattttctcattttgctgtGAGCTCTTACTTTGGTGTCAAGCTAAATTAATGCACTATTTCATATAATAGGTTATCTTTGACAACCTAAAGTAAATTGGTTGGTATGACATACAAAATTTGAATTAACCTATTATATAGGATGTTTTTGacaattattttgaagtaattatttttttttaaaaaaactgtattgATAATTGTAACTGAAAGTATCATCTATGTAGATGTTTGTTTATGCTTCCCTGTCTACTTGGGCAGTTTGTATCTGAGTTCAAATCATTCTCAAGAATGGGACAGAAACTTGTGggactggaaaaaatatattctgaggAAATTAGTAtactttttcttgtccttttatatatgtgactatttatttatttaattacttattttttacttgtaGCAAGAATTACTATCAAAGTCCACTCATTGGTGCAAAGACCCTTGTGGTGTTACCAAAAGACTTGCCCCTCATGTAGCATACTACCTGTAATTCTGAGTTCATCAGCTAGCCAGTGGCCTCAACTCCAAGCTCTAACAATGTGCATGACTTATTGATCATAcaaataatacatgaattcatGCACATTTTATAAGTCAAACCACATAGAAATATagagagtaaaaattaaaattacactatCACCTTCTCTTTAAAATCCTCCTCCCAGAGGAAACCACTATTAACAGTTTGATTTGTATCATTTTTTCACAAACATGATGACATTTATTAAGTTATAAGGGATAAAATTCACTTATAACATGAAAGTTAAGTACAcagtctactttttaaaaaaatatggaatgcttcatCAATTTTCGTGTCATCCTTGCACAAAGGCCATGCTaatgttctctgttttgttttgactttagTATATGCACTGCCAAAGTGAGCACTATTACACAGGCTTTGAAGTGAGGCTTCTTGGGTTCAATCCCAGACTCTACCACTTACAACTGTGTAATATAGTGCATCCTATATAACTTCtttgtgcctccattttctcatgggtgaaatggaaattataatatgttttataGACATATTATAAGGGTTATACTACTTAGTGTATGTGAAGTATtagaaaaatgcctggcacatatacATGATGGAATCATATTGTATATGTTGTTCTGCAACTTCCATTCCATTAGTACAGATAAAGGCAATACGGTGTACCGATTAAGTAAGTGGATTCTAAATCCAATTGCTTGGTGCAAATACTAGTTCTACCATTTACTATGTTTGTGAAATTCAACAAGTATATaaactttttctgtctttgtttcctttgtaaaattcaaataagagcttctgtatttttaagttttatttgaattccagttggttaacataaagtgtaatattagGTTCcagtgtacaatgtagtgattcatcagtgctcatcacaacaagtacacgCCTTAATcatcatcacctatttaacacatccTCCCATGCACCTCCATTCTGgtaaccctcattttgttctctataattaagaatctgtttcttggtttgcctctttctcttttttttgtccctttgcttattcattttgcttcttaaattccatatatgaatgaaatcatggtatttgtctttgactgacttatttcactcagcataatactctctagctccatccatgtcattccaaaaggcaagatttaattcttttgtaTGGTTctgtaatattccagtgtgtgtgtgtgtgtgtctgcgtgtgtgtgtaacagcactgttatatatataatataatataatataatataatataatataatataatatataatataatatataagtttatattatatataacacatcttctttatccattcatcagctagtggatatttgggctatttccataaagtggctattgtagataatgctgctataaacatcaggatgcatgtatcccactgaaatagtatttttacagtctttgggtaaatagctagtaatgcaattactggatAGTAGGGtaattaagaagaaataatatctgtTCTTTCTAAACtattccaagaaaaagaaaaggaagtaaaacttccaaattcattctgtgaggccattATCCTCATATCAAAACAGGATAAAgacacaactaaaaaaaaaagaaatagaggccaatatccttgatgaacacagatgcaaaaattctctacAAAATTCTAGTgaaatgaattcaacaatacattaaaaagatcattcaccatgaccaagggGGATTTATCCCTGAGTTGCAAGGggggctcaatattcacaaatcaatcgatgtgatacatcactttaataagaaaaaaaacaataagaaccaacatatgatcctttcaaaagatgcagaaaaaaaaacattttacaacgtacaacatccattcatgataaaaacccttaacaaagtaggggtagagagaacatacctcaacatcataaagtccatatatggaaaacccatagctaatatcatcctcaaagggaaaaaaaaaactgagaccttttcctctgtggtcaagaataagacaggatgtccactctcaccactgttatttagcatagtactggaagctctagccacagaaatcagacaacaaaacataataaaagtcatccaaattggcaaggaagaagtcaaacattcactcttcacagatgacatgatatcttagattgaaaacccaaaagattccaccaaaaaattgctagaactgatatatatccagtgaagtcacaggatacaaagccaatgcacagaaatctgttgcatttctatacaccaataatgaagcagcagaaagagaaatcaaggaattgataccatttacaattgcaccaggaaCCATAagttacctaggaataaacctaaccaaatatgtGAAAGAACTCTGCTCTAAAAGCTGTAAAACGCTGgtgaaataaactgaagaagacTCAAAGAAACGGAAAGACATTCCaagttcatggattgaaagaatactgttaaaatgtttatactattcaaagcaatctacacattaatGAGATCCTtgtcaaaatagcaccagcatttttcacagagctagaacaaacaatcctaaaatttgtatggaaccacaaaagaccccgaaataaccaaagcaattttgaaaatgaaaagcaaagctggaggcatcacaattctggacttcaagttatattacaaaggtgcagtgatgaaaacagtatggtacagggcacaaaaataaacacatagatcaatggaacagaatagaaaacccaggaaaAAAAGCCCACATCTATATGCccaattaatcttcaaaaaagcaggaatgaatatgcaatagaaaaaagacagtctcttctacATTTgatgttgggaaaagtggacagctacatgcaaaagaatgaaactggactgctttctgacacaatacacagaaaataattcaaatggatgaaagatctaaatgcgagacagaaaaccataaaaattctagaagagaacataggcagtaaactccTTGACATCAGTTGTAGCAACttatttttagatatgtctcccaagttaagggaaacaaaattgaaaataaactattgggactacataaacaaacaaacaaacacaacttcTGCAAAGCAAATCACCAAACtaaatcaccaaaactaaaaggcaatctactgaatgggagagggtTTTTGTAATGACATATCTGAtcaagggctagtatccaaagtatataaagcatATATGAAACTGAACAACCTAAAAATGAGtgatctaatttaaaaatgggaagaatacatgaatagacatttttccaagaagacaaacagatagctgatacataaaaagatgctcaatttggggtccctgggtggctcagttagttaagtttccaacttcagctcaagtcatgatctcatggtttgtgagttcaagccc
This region of Acinonyx jubatus isolate Ajub_Pintada_27869175 chromosome X, VMU_Ajub_asm_v1.0, whole genome shotgun sequence genomic DNA includes:
- the LOC113597484 gene encoding SH3 domain-binding glutamic acid-rich-like protein 3, yielding MSSIKVYYTSVSGSREVKQRQEEVTRILDTYKIKYELIDISVSLKMLQEMRTKVSTPRALPPQIFNGQEYCGDFEMFHKAKENKEILKFLKME